CTATCAGATTGAGGAAAATGTAGCAGGCGGGGCAGCTCGTAACGATGGCGTCCGCCCCGGTCCGTTGGGCTTCCTCGAGCCGGCGGTACAGGCTCGACAGAAGAGAAAGCAGGGTATTCATGGGATTTCCCGAACCGCGCCCCTGAAGGGTCGGGATCGTCGCCGCCCACCCGCAGCAGAGCCCGTTGAACCGTGTGTGCTCCATCTCCCGGATCGTGCAGCCTGTCAGCTGAAGAATGTCCCGGACCGTTTTCTGGGGTCTGCCGCCGTCATACCGCGACATGCAGTTGTCATGGACCGTGACCGCCATGTCCAGAGGAACCGTCAGTGAAATGATCCCCTTCCGTATCCGTTCCAGGATGAGGTAATCCAGAGGGAGCGCCGTTACGTCGAACGCGGCGCCGTAACGCTCCGGCAGCACCTCACCGAGCATCATGGCCTCCGCTTCCATGAAACAGTGGACCCGCCTGACACCCATGCGGGAGAAGGTGTTTTTGAGCAATGTGATAATGTCTCCCGTCATCTCGATCATGCCCAGCTTGTTGCTGTCGCCGCCGCAGCCGCAGAGTCCCTCGGCTCCGGCCATGATTCCGCGAAGATCATCAAGAATGGTCAGCCGGGCCAGAAAGGGAACGATGTTCGTGTAGAATCCGGTGAAGATGATCTCCTCCATCTGTGTATCGAGACGCCGCTCCCATTCCTCAAGGAGGACCCGCTCGTCCCGGTCCATGAGCGGCCGAAGGCCCGTCCAGATGTTCTCCGGTTCATCGGGGAATATCAATTTCGCTATCGGTGGGAGCCCGTGTGTCAGGCGGCTTTCATTGAACCGCTCCAGGATAAGCTCATAGGGCAGGGCCCCTTCGGGGCAGAGAAAATCGCAGACATTGCAGGTCGTGCACCGGCGAAAGGCGAGGGACCGTTCAACGGCCCCCGCGATGAGGTGCTGTATGTCATTGACCGCCTCGGACTGAGGGAGCTCGAGAACGGGACATCCTGCAAAGCAGATACCGCAGCGGGTGCAGTCTTCTTCCCTGAACCACCGAAAATCAGCCTTCATGAGGACCGCCTTTCCCGTCAGGTGATCTCCTTGATCCGGTACCGTCGCGCGGAGAACAGGGAGGGCGTCTGGTTCCTGAGCGTTCCGAGGAACATGTTGACGGCGCCGCGCCTGACGGATTCACGCTCCACCTCTTCTCCTGCCGCCATGCGGACCAGTTCGAGGATGTGGTACAGGGGCATCCGCGCCGGAGGGAAGTACAGCTGCCCCGCGCCGAGCATCTGCAGGCACCCCGCACAGTAGGTAACGAGGACATCGGCCCCGGTTTTCCGGGCCGTCTCGAGAGATCTCAAGGTTGAACGGATCAGGTTCAAGGGATGAAACGCCGATGCGTGGCTGAACCCCCCGCCGATACCGCAGCAGAGCGCCCGGGACCGGCCGGGGTCTTCCTCGATCACGGATATCCCGATTTTTGCGAGCAGTTTTCGGGGAATTTCCATGAAATCATCTCCCATGAACTTGGCGTAGCAGGATTCCTGGATGGTGCCGGTCATGTCAAAGGGGCTGGTGATCGCGATGTCGCCCGATTCGACCCGTTCCAGCAGCCAGGGGAGCATGTGCCTGATCTCAAAAGAGAACT
The nucleotide sequence above comes from Deltaproteobacteria bacterium. Encoded proteins:
- a CDS encoding (Fe-S)-binding protein, whose protein sequence is MKADFRWFREEDCTRCGICFAGCPVLELPQSEAVNDIQHLIAGAVERSLAFRRCTTCNVCDFLCPEGALPYELILERFNESRLTHGLPPIAKLIFPDEPENIWTGLRPLMDRDERVLLEEWERRLDTQMEEIIFTGFYTNIVPFLARLTILDDLRGIMAGAEGLCGCGGDSNKLGMIEMTGDIITLLKNTFSRMGVRRVHCFMEAEAMMLGEVLPERYGAAFDVTALPLDYLILERIRKGIISLTVPLDMAVTVHDNCMSRYDGGRPQKTVRDILQLTGCTIREMEHTRFNGLCCGWAATIPTLQGRGSGNPMNTLLSLLSSLYRRLEEAQRTGADAIVTSCPACYIFLNLIATLTMSRMKVYHVLEVVELAAGNIPPRKIEDRCWEVLAVATTLLTRWMGSSRDRRRFHPKPIDTGSPAPLAGQRPEDARRTGHLAAFFKHPLVQNRLSRKIVKWAVLGGIRGYRYRERQEMKRHRSD